DNA from Microvirga ossetica:
CCGAGGAAGTCGAGGGAGGTGAGCGTCGTGATCGAGCCGTTGATGATGAAGGGCAGGAAAGTGAGCGTCGCCACCATCGCGTTCGGCAGCAAGTGCTTGAACATGATGGTGGGGTTGGACAGGCCCAAGGCGCGCGCGGCGCGCACATATTCGAAGTTCCTGGCGCGCAGGAACTCGGCGCGCACCACGCCGACGAGCGAGACCCAGGAGAACAGCAGCAGGATGCCGAGCAGCACGAAGAAGCTCGGCGTGATCACCGCCGAGATGATGATGAGAAGATAGAGCGAGGGGATCGCGGTCCAGATCTCGATGAAGCGCTGGAACAGCAGGTCCGTCCAGCCGCCGTAATAGCCCTGCACAGCACCTGCCAGGATGCCGATGAGGGAGGATATGCCGGCAAGCGTCAGGCCGAACAGCACGGAGATGCGAAAGCCGTAGATCAGTCGCGCGACCACGTCGCGGCCCTGGTCGTCGGTGCCGAGCCAGTTCCATTCGATGTCGTTGCAGCCCGTGCCCCCTGTGCGCTCCGCGATCGGCTTGCACTGCTGGTCGGTGAGCATCCAGGTCGGCGGTGCGGGCGCGGGCACGGGAAGGTCGAGGTTGTGCGTGCTGTACGAGAAGCGGATCGGTGCCCAGATGAGCCAGCCGTTCTCCTGGATCTCCTTGGAAATGACCGGGTCGCGGTAATCGGTCTGCGCCAGGAAGCCGCCGAATTTCTCTTCCGGATAATCGACAAAGGCCGGGTAGAGCAGCTCGCCCTTGTAGGAGGCGAGGATCGGCTTGTCGTTGGCGATCAGCTCCGCGAACAGGCTGAGCACGAACAGGACCATGAAGATCCAGAACGACCAGTAGCCGCGCCGGTTGGCCTTGAAGTTCGCAAACCGCCGCCGGTTGAGCGGCGAGAGCTTGATGAAGCCCTCCTTCGGCAGGGGCGGCGCGACGGGCGACGAGGCCGGCGAGACGACGGGAATGGCCTCGTTCATCGGGTGATCCCCATGAACGAAGCGCGGGCCTGTCGCGACAGGCCCTCTCCCCCCTTGTGGGGGAGAGCTGGAGAGGGGGGTGTAAGCGATAGCCGATGAAGGTCTGCGCCAGCACCCCCCTCCCTGACCCTCCCCCACAAGGGGGGAGGGGAAAGAGGCAGTGCCTTTTGCAATTGAGGAGCGCTATGGATTCCCTTCCCCGTCGCTTCGCTCCAGCCGGGAATGACACTGAGGTGTGATGGATGCATCATCTCACGCCTCCCGGGTCTCGAAGTCGATCCGCGGATCGATCCAGGTATAGGTGAGGTCGGAAAGCAGGTTCACCGCGAGGCCCACGAGCGAGAAGATGTAGAGGTTCGCGAAGACCACGGGGTAGTCGCGGTTGACGATGGATTCGAAGGAGAGCAGGCCGAGCCCGTCGAGGGAGAAGATCGTCTCGATCAGAAGCGCGCCGGCGAAGAAGGCGCCGATGAAGGCTCCCGGGAAGCCGGCGATCACGATCAGCATCGCATTGCGGAACACATGGCCGTAGAGCACCTGGCGCTCGGATAGGCCCTTCATGCGCGCGGTGAGCACATATTGCTTGCGGATCTCGTCGAGGAAGGAATTCTTCGTGAGCAGGGTCGAGGTGGCAAACGCCCCGAGCGCCATGGCGGTGATGGGCAGAACGAGATGCCAGAAGTAATCCGCGATCTGCCAGTACCAGGGCATGAAGTCCCAGTTTTCCGAGGTCAGCCCGCGCAAGGGGAAGACCTGCCAGAACGAGCCGCCCGCGAAGAGCACGATCAGGAGGATCGCGAACAGGAAGCCCGGGATCGCATAGCCGATGATGACGACGGCCGAGGTCCAGATGTCGAAGGAGGAGCCGTCCCGCACCGCCTTCTTGATGCCGAGCGGGATCGAGATCGCGTAGGAGAGCAGCGTCATCCAGAGGCCGAGGCTGATCGAGACCGGCAGCTTTTCCTTGATGAGCTCCAGCACCGAGATGTCGCGAAAGTAGCTCTTGCCGAAATCGAAGCGGGCATAGTCCCAGATCATCTTCAAGAAACGCTCGTAGGCCGGCTTGTCGAAGCCGAACTGGGTTTCGAGCTGCTTGATGAATTGCGGGTCGAGGCCTTGAGCGCCGCGATAGCGGGAGGAGGTGTCGCCGGCACCCGCGCCTGCGCCACCGGGGCTCTGCGCGCCGAAATCGCCTCCGCCGCCGGAGATACGGGAGGAGGCGCCCGAATCCTGCCCCTGCAGCTGCGCGATGATGCGCTCCACCGGGCCGCCGGGGGCGAACTGCACAAGCACGAAGGAGATGAGCATGATCCCGAGGATCGTGGGGATCATGAGAAGCACGCGGCGTGCGATATAGGCCAGCATCAGGCGCCTGCTGCTTGCCGGCCGATGCGGCCGAGATGGGTGTCGTGGAAGCCGGACGCGTATTTCAAGCCGTAGCCCAGCATGCGGTCGAACCCGATATGCGCCGCCCAGATCGCGGCGAGACCGAGACAGAGAGGCTCGTTTGCCGCCAGTCCCCATCCGGCCAGCAGCGCAGGCCCGAGGGTGGAGTGGAGAGCGTTGTAGACGATAGCCCCCGGCTTCGGCCCGGCCTTATAGGCGGCAAAGCTCAAGTCGGGGCCGAGGAAGAGGAGGGCATAGAGCCACCAGGAGAGGCCCGTATAGGCAAAGGCGAGTGTCGCCAGGACGAAGAGAGCGAGGCCCTCGAGGCGCAGAAGCAGGCGCGGCATGTCCGCCTCCCTGCCCGTCGTCATTGGTGTGTCCAAGCCCTATCCTCTCCCGATCCGCTTCGCCTTCTCGGCATCGTACCACCAGGTTCCCGGTGCACCCGAGGCAAGGCGGGGCTTGGTCGCGGGGCGCGAGAACTGGTCCCAATAGGCCAGCCATTCGCTGGCCCGATACCACATGGGCACCCAATAATGGCCCGAACGGAGAACCCGGTCCAGGGCACGGCAGGCGATGTTCAGCTCCTGGCGCGACTTGGCGTTGGCGATCTTGTCGATCAGCGCATCCACCGTGGGATCGTCGATCCCCGCAATGTTGCGCGAGCCCGGCCTTTTGCCGGACTCCGATCCGTAGACGATGCGCAGGCTGTCGCCGGGCGTGGAGGAGCCGACGAGGTTGCGGCTCGCCATGTCGAAATCGTATTCGTCCATGCGGCGCTGGTACTGGGCCGCATCCACGATGCGCGAGAAGGCATCGATGCCGAGACGCTTCAGGTTGGCCTGGAAGGGCTGGGTGTGCGGCTGCAGCGAGGGCTGGAAGTCGAGGAACTCGATCCGGAACGGCTGCCCGTTCGGCAGCCTCAAGGTGCCGCCCTCGCGCTTGCAGCCGGCTTCGCGCAAAAGTTCGTCCGCGCGGCGCAGGTGGCGCCGGTCTTGGCCGGAGCCGTCGGAGACGGGCGGCAGGACGGGATCATCGAAGACGGAAGCGGGAAGCTTGCCGCGGAACGGCTCCAGCAGCGCCACTTCCTCCGGCGAAGGCTTGCCCAAAGCCTTCATGTCGCTGTTCTCGAAATAGGAGGTCGTGCGCTTGAACAGGCCGAACATGATGTTCGCGTTCGTCCATTCGAAGTCGAAGGCGAGACCGATGGCTTCGCGGATACGCGGATCCTTGAAGGTGTCGCGGCGCATGTTGAAGTACCAGCCCTGGATCGTGGCCGGCGCGTCGCTCGAGATCTCTTCCTTCTTCACCTTGCCGTCGCGAATGGCCGGGAAATCGTAGCCGGTCGACCAGATGCGCGACGTATATTCCTCGTTGTAGTTGAGCGTGCCGTTCTTGAACGCCTCGAAGGCCACGACGCGGTCGCGGAAATACTCGTAGCGGATATGCCCGAAATTGTTCTGGCCCACATTCACGGGCAGATCCTTGGCCCAGTAATCGGGCACACGGTCGAACTCGATGTAACGTCCGACCTCGAAGCGTCCGACCTTGTAGGCGCCGGAGCCGAGCGGTGCCTCCAGCGTCGAGGCCTCGAAATCCTTGCCCTGCCAGTAGCGCTCGGAGAAGATCGGCATTCCGGCAATGATGAGATGCAGGTCGCGGCTGCGCTGCGGCGTGAACTGCACGCGCAGGACATCCTCGGATTCCGCTTCGGCCGAGGCCATCTGGGTCAGGAGCTGGCTGAAGTTCGGATGCCCCTTGGTCTTCAGGATGTTCAGCGAGAACGCCACATCCTTCGCCGTCAGCCTCGACCCGTCATGGAAGCGCGCTTCCGGGCGCAGGGAAAAGCGGTAGGTGAGCTTGTCGTCGGAGATGCGCACGCTCTTCGCAACGAGCCCATAGAGCGCATCCGGCTCGTCAGCCGAGCCGGTCATCAGCGTGTCGAAGGTGCCGGTCATGCCGGCGGCGCCGTCCCCGCGCAGCACGAAGACGTGGAGGGTGTTGAACGTATCGAAGTTCTGGTTGCCGAGCGTCTGCTTGATCTGGATCGCCAGCGTGCCGCCCTTCGGGGCGGCGGGACTCACGTAATCGAAATGCTTGAAGTCGGGCGGATATTTCAGCTCGCCGAAGCTCGACAGGCCGTGCGTTTCGGTCTCGCCCTCCTGCGCGAAGCCGATGCGCGGCAGAACGGACAGGGCGGCCGTTGCCGCCCCGGTCTTGAGGATGGCGCGGCGATTGAGGGTCGTCATCGCGGCGCCCCCGTCTTGGCGGCCTTGGCCTCGTCGAACCACCAGATCGTCGGGAAGGCGGCGCCGCCGTAGCGCGGCATGGTCTCCGGATGGCTGTAGCGGTTCCAGCGCGCGGTGCGCTGCTTCAGCGAGGTCCATTGCGGAACAACGTAGTCGTGGGCGAGGAGCACGCGGTCGAGCGCCTTCGTCGCCGCAACCAGCTCGTCGCGGTCCTTGGCATAGATGACCTTGTCGATCAGCGCATCGACGCCGGGATCGGCGATGCCGGACAGGTTGCGCGAACCCTCGCGCGAAGCCGCCTGCGAGCCCCAGAACTCGCGCTGCTCGTTACCCGGCGACATCGATTGCGGCCACAAGCCCGTGGCGATGTCGAAGTCGAAGGCGCGGGTGCGGTTGGTGTATTGAACGTCGTCGACGGTGCGCACCGACGCCATGATGCCGAGGCGGTCGAGCGAGGCCTTGTAGGGCAGGAACACGCGCTCCTCGTTCGGGCTGCTGCTGAGCAGCTCGACGGTCAGGACATCGCCCTTCGCATTGACGCGGCGGCCGTTCTTCACCTCCCAGCCGGCTTCCTTGAGCAGGCGGTCGGCCTCGCGCAAGTTGTTGCGGATCGTCTCGGGCGAATCGTTGACCGGGTTCTTGTAAGCGGTCGTGAAGACCGATGCCGGAACCTTGTCGCGGATGGATTCGAGGATCTCGCGCTCGCGTCCTTCGGGCAGTCCCGAGGAGGCGAGGTCGAGGCCGAAGAAATAGCTCGAGGGGCGCTCGTAGAGGCCATAGAAGATCGTCTTGTTCAGTTCCTCGAAGGGGAAGGCGAGGTTGAAGGCGCGGCGGACGCGCTGGTCCTTGAACTTGTCGCGCCGCATGTTGAGCACGAAGGCCTGCATCACGCCGGTGGCGCGGAAGGAAAACTCTTCGAGCACCACGCGGCCTTCCTGCCGGGCCGGGAAGTCGTATCCCGTCGCCCAGTTGCGGGCGCTGTTCTCGGTGCGGAAATCGAGACGGTCCGCCTTGAAGGCTTCGAGCAGCACCGTCGCGTCGCGATAATATTCGTAGCGGATCTCGTCGAAATTGTTCTGCCCGACATTCACGTTGATCTTTTCGCCCCAGTAATCCTTCACGCGCTCGTAGGAAGCGTTGCGGCCGGCGTCGAAATTCTTCAGGCGATAGGGGCCGGAGCCGAGCGGCGGCTCGAGGGTGGTCTGCGTGATGTCGCGCTTGCGCCCGTCGGACGCCGTACCCTCCCACCAATGCTTCGGCAGCACCATCAGCTGCCCCATGATCTGCGGCAGCTCGCGGTTGCCCTTCTCGTCGAAGGTGAACTTCACCTCGCGCTCGCCGGTTTTCTCGGCCTTGGTGACGTTGGCATAATAGAAGGCGTAGGTGGGGCTGTTGGTCTTCAGGCTCTCGAACGAGAAGATCACGTCATCGACCGTCACCGGCCTGCCGTCGTGCCAGCGCGCCTCCGGTCGCAGGCGGAAGCTGACGGAGGAATAATCCTCCGGATAGGTGAAGGATTCGGCGAGCAGGCCATAAGAAGCGCTCGGCTCGTCGAGAGCGGAGGCGGTCAGGGTCTCGTAGATCAGGCCGAGTCCCTGTTCGGGGGATCCTTTCACGCCGGCGACGACGACGTTGAAGCTGTCGAAGGTGCCCAGCGCTCCTAAGCGGACCAGCCCGCCCTTCGGGGCATTCGGATTGACGTAGTCGAAATGCGGGAAGCCTTGCGGGTATTTCGGCTCGTCGAGCAGGGCCGAACCGTGCCGCCATGGCGCTTCCTGGGCTGCGAGGGGAGAGAAGGCGAGGCAGGCCGCGAGGAAGCTCGGCAGAAGGGTGCGGATCACAAGGCGTCTCCTGGAAAGGCGAGGCGTCTGTCGTTCAAGCATCGGACCCAAAAGTGGAGCCCACTTTTGGGATCCATCCGATGCTTCTCTTTATAGACTGGCACATCGTTCGGTTGCCCTTCGGGTCTGCTCGATGCACTAGGGTAGATTTTGTGCGTAACGGGGCAAGCGCAAGGGATAACGCGGAAAAGGGCAAGAGCCCTAAAAGAAAAGCCGGGCTTGAGGCCCGGCTTTCCGAAATGTGATCGCTGCAAAGAGTCTTACTGGGCTGCCGGGTACGCGACCGGGCTGTCGGAAAGGCTCCGCAGATAGGCCAGCAGGTCCGCGCGGTCCTTAGCCCCGGCAAGGCCGGCAAAGGCCATGATGGTGCCGGGAGTCGCCTGTTTAGGATTATGGACGAAGGCGTCCAGGGCCTCGTAGCTCCAGTTGCCGCCATGGGCCTTCATGCCCGCCGAGTAGTTGAAGCCCTCGTGCGAGGCGACGGGGCGTCCGACGACGCCGTAAAGGTTCGGTCCGACCTTGTTCGGCCCGCCCTTTTCGAAGGTGTGGCAGGAGGCGCATTTGCGGGCCTGGGCCTGACCCTTGGTCGGATCGGCACTGGCCAGGAGGACCGGAAGCGGCTCGGCGGGGGCGGCAGCAGCGGCGCCACCGCCGGCGGCGGCCTCTTCCGGAGCCGGAAGGTCATAACCTGGGACGGCGGGCTTGTGAGGGGCAAACAGACCGCCGGCGATAACGTTGACGCCGACCACGAAGAGGAGCGAGCCGAAAACGGCGCCCGCGATCTTATTGGTCTCGATATTCATCAGTGAAGCTCTCCTCGCCTTCGTACAACCGGCGAAACCAGGCAGCAGAACGGATCCGCGAGCATGCACCCGCGACAGGGGCGTTGCTTAGCCGTAGAGATGGGGTTTTGACAATGGGGTTTTCCGGAGTTTTCGCCGTTCTCGTGGTCGCAGCACGGCTTTGCAACGCTCGAGCTCGCCCGAAGGTCCCGTTCCCGCCCTAGGGCCGACGGGCGCGGTTTCGGCTCGCGGGAAGTTTCGGATCGATCCAAAATTGCATTCCCCTTTCGGGTCCGATGCTCTAAGCACGCGCAGTTTTCCTTGAACGAACCGCGTCATGTCCGATCCCATCGTCCTCATTCCCGCTCGCCTCGCCGCCACCAGACTGCCCAACAAGCCCCTGGCCGAGATCGCAGGCGAGCCCATGATCGTCCATGTCTGGCGCCGGGCGCTCGAGGCCGGAATCGGCCCGGTCGCGGTGGCGACCGATGCCCCGGCCATCGCCGAGGCCATCGCGGCTGTAGGCGGCATCGCCGTCATGACCCGGGACGATCACGCCTCCGGTTCCGACCGCATCTTCGAGGCTGTGGAAAAGCTCGATCCGGAAGGCCGTCACGACGTGGTGGTGAACGTGCAGGGCGACCTGCCGACCATCGATCCGGCGGCCGTCGCCGCCTCCATCGTCCCGCTCGCGGATCGGGAAGTCGATATCGCGACCCTCGTCGCCATCATCGAGCGCGAGGAGGAGAAGACCAATCCCAACGTGGTGAAGATGGTGGGCAGCCCCATCGCGCCCGGCCGCTTCCGCGCGCTCTATTTCACCCGGGCGACGGCGCCTTACGGCGACGGACCGCTCTATCATCACATCGGCCTCTACGCCTATCGCCGCAGGGCGCTGCAGCGTTTCGTCGGCCTCAAACCCTCGCCGCTGGAGATGCGCGAGAGGCTCGAGCAGCTGCGGGCGCTCGAGGCCGGCATGCGCATCGATGCGGTGCTGGTCGACGACGTGCCCCTCGGCGTCGATACTCCCCACGATCTGGACAGGGCGCGCGACATCATCGCGGCAAGGGCATCGGACCCAAAAGTGGCTTCCACTTTTGGGAGCGATCCGATGCCCCTTCTTTGAACAGCGCATCGTTCAGGGCGTAAAACCTGGACCACTTTTCGCTGACGCGGCCCTCTGGATCCGCACGATGCGCTAGGAGGACATCATGAGCAAGATCATTTCGTTCCAAGGCGAGCTCGGCGCCAATTCCCACACGGCCTGCCTGGAGGCGCGTCCCGACTGGGAGGTGCTGCCATGTCCCACCTTCGAGGACGCTTTCGCCGCTGTGAACGAGGGCCCGGCGGGCCTCGCCATGATCCCGATCGAGAACTCCATCGCGGGCCGTGTCGCCGACATCCACCATCTGCTGCCGACCTCGGGGCTGCACATCGTCGGCGAGCATTTCCTGCCGATCCACTTTCATCTGATGGCCATCCCCGAGGCCGATCTCGGCACCGTCAAGGACGTCTACAGCCACGTCCATGCGCTGGGCCAGTGCCGCAAGATCATCCGCAAGCTCGGGCT
Protein-coding regions in this window:
- a CDS encoding ABC transporter permease, encoding MNEAIPVVSPASSPVAPPLPKEGFIKLSPLNRRRFANFKANRRGYWSFWIFMVLFVLSLFAELIANDKPILASYKGELLYPAFVDYPEEKFGGFLAQTDYRDPVISKEIQENGWLIWAPIRFSYSTHNLDLPVPAPAPPTWMLTDQQCKPIAERTGGTGCNDIEWNWLGTDDQGRDVVARLIYGFRISVLFGLTLAGISSLIGILAGAVQGYYGGWTDLLFQRFIEIWTAIPSLYLLIIISAVITPSFFVLLGILLLFSWVSLVGVVRAEFLRARNFEYVRAARALGLSNPTIMFKHLLPNAMVATLTFLPFIINGSITTLTSLDFLGFGLPPGSPSLGELLAQGKANLQAPWLGLSGFFVIAIMLSLLIFIGEAVRDAFDPRKTFR
- a CDS encoding microcin C ABC transporter permease YejB encodes the protein MLAYIARRVLLMIPTILGIMLISFVLVQFAPGGPVERIIAQLQGQDSGASSRISGGGGDFGAQSPGGAGAGAGDTSSRYRGAQGLDPQFIKQLETQFGFDKPAYERFLKMIWDYARFDFGKSYFRDISVLELIKEKLPVSISLGLWMTLLSYAISIPLGIKKAVRDGSSFDIWTSAVVIIGYAIPGFLFAILLIVLFAGGSFWQVFPLRGLTSENWDFMPWYWQIADYFWHLVLPITAMALGAFATSTLLTKNSFLDEIRKQYVLTARMKGLSERQVLYGHVFRNAMLIVIAGFPGAFIGAFFAGALLIETIFSLDGLGLLSFESIVNRDYPVVFANLYIFSLVGLAVNLLSDLTYTWIDPRIDFETREA
- a CDS encoding DUF4260 domain-containing protein — protein: MTTGREADMPRLLLRLEGLALFVLATLAFAYTGLSWWLYALLFLGPDLSFAAYKAGPKPGAIVYNALHSTLGPALLAGWGLAANEPLCLGLAAIWAAHIGFDRMLGYGLKYASGFHDTHLGRIGRQAAGA
- a CDS encoding extracellular solute-binding protein: MTTLNRRAILKTGAATAALSVLPRIGFAQEGETETHGLSSFGELKYPPDFKHFDYVSPAAPKGGTLAIQIKQTLGNQNFDTFNTLHVFVLRGDGAAGMTGTFDTLMTGSADEPDALYGLVAKSVRISDDKLTYRFSLRPEARFHDGSRLTAKDVAFSLNILKTKGHPNFSQLLTQMASAEAESEDVLRVQFTPQRSRDLHLIIAGMPIFSERYWQGKDFEASTLEAPLGSGAYKVGRFEVGRYIEFDRVPDYWAKDLPVNVGQNNFGHIRYEYFRDRVVAFEAFKNGTLNYNEEYTSRIWSTGYDFPAIRDGKVKKEEISSDAPATIQGWYFNMRRDTFKDPRIREAIGLAFDFEWTNANIMFGLFKRTTSYFENSDMKALGKPSPEEVALLEPFRGKLPASVFDDPVLPPVSDGSGQDRRHLRRADELLREAGCKREGGTLRLPNGQPFRIEFLDFQPSLQPHTQPFQANLKRLGIDAFSRIVDAAQYQRRMDEYDFDMASRNLVGSSTPGDSLRIVYGSESGKRPGSRNIAGIDDPTVDALIDKIANAKSRQELNIACRALDRVLRSGHYWVPMWYRASEWLAYWDQFSRPATKPRLASGAPGTWWYDAEKAKRIGRG
- a CDS encoding extracellular solute-binding protein; the protein is MLERQTPRLSRRRLVIRTLLPSFLAACLAFSPLAAQEAPWRHGSALLDEPKYPQGFPHFDYVNPNAPKGGLVRLGALGTFDSFNVVVAGVKGSPEQGLGLIYETLTASALDEPSASYGLLAESFTYPEDYSSVSFRLRPEARWHDGRPVTVDDVIFSFESLKTNSPTYAFYYANVTKAEKTGEREVKFTFDEKGNRELPQIMGQLMVLPKHWWEGTASDGRKRDITQTTLEPPLGSGPYRLKNFDAGRNASYERVKDYWGEKINVNVGQNNFDEIRYEYYRDATVLLEAFKADRLDFRTENSARNWATGYDFPARQEGRVVLEEFSFRATGVMQAFVLNMRRDKFKDQRVRRAFNLAFPFEELNKTIFYGLYERPSSYFFGLDLASSGLPEGREREILESIRDKVPASVFTTAYKNPVNDSPETIRNNLREADRLLKEAGWEVKNGRRVNAKGDVLTVELLSSSPNEERVFLPYKASLDRLGIMASVRTVDDVQYTNRTRAFDFDIATGLWPQSMSPGNEQREFWGSQAASREGSRNLSGIADPGVDALIDKVIYAKDRDELVAATKALDRVLLAHDYVVPQWTSLKQRTARWNRYSHPETMPRYGGAAFPTIWWFDEAKAAKTGAPR
- a CDS encoding c-type cytochrome — its product is MNIETNKIAGAVFGSLLFVVGVNVIAGGLFAPHKPAVPGYDLPAPEEAAAGGGAAAAAPAEPLPVLLASADPTKGQAQARKCASCHTFEKGGPNKVGPNLYGVVGRPVASHEGFNYSAGMKAHGGNWSYEALDAFVHNPKQATPGTIMAFAGLAGAKDRADLLAYLRSLSDSPVAYPAAQ
- a CDS encoding 3-deoxy-manno-octulosonate cytidylyltransferase; this translates as MSDPIVLIPARLAATRLPNKPLAEIAGEPMIVHVWRRALEAGIGPVAVATDAPAIAEAIAAVGGIAVMTRDDHASGSDRIFEAVEKLDPEGRHDVVVNVQGDLPTIDPAAVAASIVPLADREVDIATLVAIIEREEEKTNPNVVKMVGSPIAPGRFRALYFTRATAPYGDGPLYHHIGLYAYRRRALQRFVGLKPSPLEMRERLEQLRALEAGMRIDAVLVDDVPLGVDTPHDLDRARDIIAARASDPKVASTFGSDPMPLL